Within the Nerophis ophidion isolate RoL-2023_Sa linkage group LG01, RoL_Noph_v1.0, whole genome shotgun sequence genome, the region tttctgctaaggggacatgacgattgatccgtgttaaggaaagagtgaatggggccatgtatcgtgagattttgagccaaaacctccttccattagtgagagctttaaaaggttgaccaaatacttattttccaccatagtttataaataaaatcttaaaaattcctaaaatgtgaattcctggatttttttttcacattctgtctctcacaattgaagtgtacctatgatgaaaattacagacctctgtagtcattttaagtgggagacctagcacaatcggtggctgactaaatacttttttgctccactgtatatatatatatatatatatatttacatatatatatatatatatatatatatatatatatatatatatatgtaacccacaatgtcactgcctctcgacacacccttggactctgcgttgtgtttttagtttttataaGGTGGGTTGTTGTGCGGAGAGATTGGACACTGGACACAGTGGTTCTGGATTGTGGATGAGaccttgttgcatttatttgctcACAGTAGTGGTCCTCTCTGGCTCTGGTCATTAAGCTTTTCAGTGGAAAAGAAAAAACATTCACATTACAAATGTGTCTCAATGCAAAAGAACACATTAACATATgtcaacaaaaatatataaatcttTCTCATATTCAATATGTCCAAAtgctaaataacaataaatcacaAATCAGTAGTTCAAACACAGTGACcagaataaacatgtaaaaagccATCCTTCACAACCCCATTCAATTCAGACTCTACTAATTGTTGATCACACTGGCCAACTTACATCAAACATTTAAGTACAAAAACGGAATTGCACATTTCTTCAAAACACATCAAAATGTAAGTAAACACTTTAGCTAACACTGTATTGCAACAAATTCGCTGGATGGGCATTTTTAACTTTAATATCTTATAAAGTGTTCAGACAGTCATACAAcaggtctcaccttttcagtggaaaagaaaaacattgtcaAAGATGGCGCCTAGTTCTCTCTGACTATGGTGTCCACTGAGGGACAAAAAGGTGAGGTGTGCTGAACCCACAGGTAAAAATCAACAGAATAGCGACATCCAGTGCTCATAAAGAGGTACTGTCTTATACATTAACAGGCTACTgccttacttatatatatatatatatatatatatatatatatatatatatatatatatatatatatatatatatatatatgtatatatatatatatatatatatatatatatatatatatatatatatatatatatatatatatatatatatatatatatatatatatatatatatagactttgtgttacattgagtgccTGGTGAGTCCTTGAGTTAAAACGATATATTTCTGTTGATCAtatcattctcccaatcctctgcagtatcatccatgtgctctctggcaaacttcagacgggcctggacatgcactggcttaagcacaatatcatgttaaatccgctcgacatccattgctttcagggcgggggggaggggggggggggggggggggttgccaacatatatggtcctctccaaggtttctcatagtcatcatggtcgacgtcccactggggtgagtttttccttgctcttatgtgggccctaccgaggatgtcgttgtggttagtgcagccttttgaggcatttgtgatttagggctaaataaataaacattgattgattgattgattgattgattgattgattgattgattgattgattgattgattgattgattgattgataacatagatatttttgtcctttttatttgagcagtggaaaaaaaagaaaataaagacaaaagggaaaaaaactgcctgcatggcagctttgtgtcaacattgccactttttctcatttgatttcacctcattccacttttaaaaatatatatatatatatatttgaaatactatcaattttgcaatttttgcagaatgtgtggcgggccagtaaacgattagctgcgggccgcaaatggccccgggccgcactttggacacccctgctctatggctACGGTCTCCAACTCCTGATCACAGATAAACAGCCAATTTTCACAATATATTGCAGACTCTTGTTTCCTTCGGTTTGCATTTTCTGTTCTATATTTGGATGTGTTTGGATTCAAGGGAGTGAGCACTGCTGCGTCGTAAGATCTCACTCCAAACCTCTCTTTTGTAATCTTGTCAGGCAGCAACAGCGCATTCCAAATTCACCAACAAGCAGAGCGAGATAAAAGAAGGAAGGCTTAGAGAGTCTGGGaggatttgtgtgtgtgcgtatttCTGCAGACACATCGATGCCTCAATGACATGACAGAGAGGCGTCAGCAGCAAGGGACCTGAACCAGTGACCAGAAACTATCTCCAGGAAGGCGCGGTTTCTTCGTCCATCCCTCCGTCCCACAATCTTCCTTTCAAAATCAATATAACAATCagctatagcagtggtccccaacctttttttatccgcggaccggtcaacgcataATAATTTgtccatgaaaaagggacgtttttgtcatgaaaaagggacgttttgtggttggtgcactaattgtaagtgtatattgtgttttttatgttgatttaataaaaaaataaataaaacattttttttttttttttttttataaaaagttcttctgtggcccggtaccaatcagtaGTGAGGAAAAGGGGTGAATACTGGGTTGCGTAGTCAAATTTAAGTCAGGTGTTGGAATAATGCCCTCCGCCACTTGGGGTGTTTTTCTCTCTAAACTATTAGGGCTGTCAGTCTCATCTGGGGTAGTCAAGTGATAGTCCTGTAGTCTAGTGGGTAACCTGCTCTCTAACAGAGCGTGCTGGTGGTTCTGGGGAGGGGCTTAAGGATCTCTCACTCTCTTTGGACTTGGACATCCTAACTGATTAGctccggctcgaaggaccaaaATGTTCGGGAGCCTATAAAGGACTGTATTTTTACCTTAGGGGGAATGCTCGAATTATTCACTATTTATGCAAGAATCTAATCCTtagagagagtgagaggagacggcttataCAGTTTAACAATTTACTATACAATACCCAGATAAACATACAATAATCAGACATTAATTTCACTCGTACACTCTtccccactcacacgctacctccccaaTAGAACAACCCGCACTAAAccaatcacacaacacacacacacacagtccaacctGGGCCCCTTGGCTGGGCCAGAAGATTGTCCGTTGCAGTCCTGATGAATCGCTGGTGCACTTAGGGGTGGGGTGAGTTGAAACTGCTGGATACAAAGAGGGCGTTGGAGAGGGGGGACACCTCCCGTTGTGGAGTAGAGATGGGGGGGGGAACACGGCCGTGCTTCCTTTAGCACGACTCAGGACtggtctggagcgagaggagaaccagccttgTCCTGGGTCACCTCTCTGTCGACTAGTCCGTGAGCGCGTGCAATGGACACCCCAACCTCGCACTGTCCACGTCCCTCACAGCAATGTAGCAACAATAGCAAATAACTAAACTTGCTATACTGTTCACACTTGCTCTCCAAATTATACAGTCACAGGGGAGAGGGTCTAAAAAACAAATTTAAGGCAAACCGGACTAAACCTGCCGTTGGTGAAGTCACGGCGCAACACACGAATACAAGTGCGAGCTGCTGTTAGCTTCCTAGCGGTTAGCATGCACTTCACGTATACTGGCAACGTGAAGCGCccaaaatgtccatccatccatccatttttctaccgcttattcctgttcggggtcacgggtggcgctggcgcctatttcagctaaaattgggcggaaggcagtgtacaccctggacaagtcactacctcatcgcagggccaacacatatggacagacaacattcaccctcacattcacacttcAAACTAGTGTCTCTAATACACTGTCACTTAAAACACTCTGAAATAATACTCTTACTGTTTGTTCTTTCTCCGATCTGCAATCGTGGTAAACTTTTTTTCCATGTAGTACTACCGACACTGCGCTGCCTGTTAGTGCCGGAGCtcttttaacagtttttttatgCCAGCTGGCGGAAACTGAACTGCCCGTAACCGTGGCAACCGAAGCCATAGCAACGGCTAAACaacttaaaaatacaaatttCAGCTTTCCCATACGACacgtattaaataaaaataaataataataataataacaacaataatcccATAACAGAAATGATCTCCTAACTGTAGAACTTAAAGGAACTATTACATTaatatgcaaaccttcagaacagtacccacactctttttttacgaagccacgctgttgtaacacgtgctgaatgtggcttggcattgtcttgctgaaataagcaggggcgtccatgaaaaagacgacacttagatggcagcatatgttgttccaaaacctgtatgcacctttcagtattaatggtgccttcacaggtgtgtaagttacccatgccttgggcactaatgcacccccataccatcacagatgctggcttttgaactttgcgtcgataacaatctggatgggatgcttcccttttggtccggatgacaagatgtcgaatatttccaaaaactatttgaaatgtggactcgtcaaaccacagaacacttttccactttgcctcagtccatcttagatgatctcgggcccagagaagccagcggtgtttctggatgttgttcataaatggcttttgctttgcatagtagagctttaacttgcacttacagatgtagtgacaaactgtattcagtgacagtgtttttctgaagtgttcctgagcccatgtggtgatatcctttagagattgatgtcggtttttgatacagtgccgtccgagggattgaaggtcacggtcattcaatgttatttTCCGGCcctgccgcttacatggagtgatttctccagattctctgaaccttttgatgatattatggaccgtagatgttgaaatccctaaatttcttgcaattgcactttgagaaacattgttcttaaactgtttgactatttgctcaagcagttgtggacaaaggggtgtacctcaccccatcctttcttgtgaaagactcagcagttttggggaagctgtttttatacccaatcatggcacccacctgttcccaattagcctgcacacctgtgggatgttccaaataagtgtttgatgagcattcctcaactttatcagtatgtattgccacctttcccaacttctttgtcacatgttgttggcatcaaattctaaagttaatgattatttgcacacaaaaaatgttttatcattttgaacatcaaatatgttgtctttgtagcatattcaactgaatatgggttgaaaaagatttgcaaatcattgtattccgtttatatttacatctaacacagtttcccaactcatatggaaacggggtttgtaacttcTTGAGTTGATGctatgcacattaatgaacataattGATAGATAAGTGACAGATTGTAGTCAAAGGCTGTTTTCCATCTGCATTTCATTGCAAAGTAACACTCctagggctcccactaattcagcattatccatccatcgatccatccattttctaccacttattacctttggggtcacggggggcgctggtttcTATTTCAGCAACGATtgagcggaaggtggtgtacaccctggacaagtcgccatctcatcgcagtaatTCAGCATTATATCGACTTGTATTTTTCATACACTTATTCTTTCTATATTTATCTAGCACAAGTGAAAATAAtccctacattaaaccggtccgtggtgaAAATAAAGATTGGGGCACCATTGAACTAGAGGATTTGTTTGACGCACTAGTTATGAAGTCTGAGGTCTTTACCTCATCTGAACCGGGTCATACAGTCGTCCTTTGTTCACCACGGTTAATTGGATACAGGCCATGGTAGAGAGTCCAGCTGCGCCAAACACTATATTTATCCAAACAGTTAgtcaagtcaaatacaaataagtcaagagaagaagttgaagaagaaagTTGGTGATCCACTGGCAGCAGTCTGAGCTGGGTGAGTtcacggcatacttgccaaccctcccaattttcccgggagactcccgaatttcagtgcccctcccgaaatttcccggggcaaccattctcccgaatttctcccgatttccacccggagaacaatattgggggtgtgcctgtaagacactgcctttagcctCCTCCacaacctgaaaaggagactatcatatatgtctccgttatccataggtttatctataactcataaagtaagcaggcacggagctatttctcagcgtgtgtttattccagccggcacgttaatacactgacacacaacatccggattctcaTCGtgtattgcttcaaaactacggcaagtagtaatgtccaaaaacataacagagacgaagcagaagaacgaagaagagacgatgagtaagaagaagaaactgacgaattatatatatatatatatatatatatatatatatataatttgtcagTTTCttcttcttatatatatatatatatatatatatatatatatatatatatatatatatatatacatgtaggtgtgggaaaaaaatcacaagactacttcatctctacagatctgtttcatgaggggttccctcaatcatcaggagattttaatggaagcattcacatacaatggtttatatagagcacagagtgggtgggtacaggcaggcgtagggtgtggtgattggctcatgtgttacctaggaggtgtttccgtctgtggcggcatgttgaaatgatttcactgcgcttgttgagggatgatagatctggatgatatataataaacagtttctcttttaagcataggttgcatcttttattatcactgttgtaaggtgtgctggatgcaagaatttgccatgttattgaatattcaacattattgtctttgaggttccaaatgtgtttgctgagttctgtagaattctgcaaagtctggtttctaaaggaggtgttgtgattattccatcttgttttgaacgctccttcggttaatcctacgtacgtgtcggatgtgttattgtccttgcgtattacctttgcttggtaaacgactgatgtctgtaagcaccttccgttgagagggcaatcaggtttcttgcaacagttacattcattattggtttcagagtcgtttagtctgggggtaggcagtccttttgcaattgctttgttgtggtttgaaatgatttgttgcatgttattcatacagctgtagctcaatttaatgttgttcttgttgaatatttttcttagggtgttgcctttggggaagtgtttgtcgatcagagtgaggaacttgcggccgatgttggttgagacgtctttgctgaatggcggattgtaccagatgatgttgtttcgttttctgctcttttttggttggtttcctggagtgggttcataggtgagggtgaagttgtatccgctttcatcaagtgctttctggtacgggggggttgcttggtcgaattcagctttgctggatgacagcatcgatagccttttattaattccggtaggtattcttttcgtggtggtgggtgggtggttggtgtcatggtgcacgtattggagtgttgtgttgggtttcgtgaatggttggtagctgttatttctcaggttgaacgtgacgtcgaggaagttgacggtttgcttgttggcttcaatcgtgatccgtaggccgttttctttgaagatttggcatatgcgcttcttggtgttctcgctgctccttggcgaggcgcggcacactgccagtccgtcatcacggtaaataccaaggttcaggttgaggctagcaagctgggagaggaggaaactcccaacgagttcgcacgtttctgctccgtcaaaactccccatagtaacgtcaaatgttgaattgttctttttttgccatggtgtactgttgtggatgagtatggagttctttgcgtggatgatgatgtttctttcgttgcctgtgattgagtcgtagtccgaggcgaagtttagtgcttgggtcagtaggtcttgcgtgatggaagggtaaaattcttcgatgtcgaaggagataaagttgtgttgttgtttgtcttggatgttgttaaaccatttgattactgctgctgtatttctccattggtcgagtggtgttttgtccttgatttttgcgttgattctgtccaggattattttgctgatttttcctatttcggatttagttgggtttattagtcggcatgttgggttatttgcgaagttgggtttctggtccttcaatgtgatgaaggcttctttgttggctgtggcgtccaccctgtcctcaatgtccagttcggttgcgatccgcttgttttccaggtggatgttctgtaaagtgttgggttgcgcttttttgtatgatttggtgatgcttttgtccagtaaagagttatgttctggtatgtccattctgtagaagtttgtggttttatcggcggctatgatgaggttgcttactttcttgatgcgctccgtgccatttttcagcttggtgaggaatgggttgcgggctggcttaaatttgactgattgtatcattttgagcatgtcgttctcaaagtcctttaattccttgactgtgggtgggttcttggtagatttatgaattcttgcatccagcacaccttacaacagtggtaataaaagatgcaaactatgcttaaaagagaaactgtttattatatatcatccagatctatcatccctcaacaagcgcagtgaaatcatttcaacatgccgccacagacggaaacacctcctaggtaacacaagagccaatcaccacaccctacgcctgcctgtacccacccactctgtgctctatgtaaaccattgtatgtgaatgcttccattaaaatctcctgatgattgagggaacccctcatgaaacagatctgtagagatgaagtagtcttgtgattttttcccacacctacatattgcgctctaccacggtatcgagcactattctctggataatccaatcaagacatatatatatatatatatatatatatatatatatatatatatatatatatatatatatatatatatatatatatatatatatatatatatataatttgtcagtttcttcttcttactcatatatatatatataaatatatatatatatatatacatatatacacatatatatacatatatatatacataaattatttatataatatatatgtacaatatatataatataaataatccatatatatccatatccatatatatacatatacatacatatatgtatataaatatatatatgtatgtatatatttatgtatatacatatgtatatacatacatacatatatatacataaatatggatatatatatatggatatatatatatatatatatatatatatatatatatatatatatatatatatatatatatatatatatatatatatatatatatataatatataaatatatatatataagacatttTATTTTAAGAGGTTTCAACTAACCGGAGTAATTGGGgaaagatggaaacaaataattaactGTAGAACTACTAAATTATTAGCTTGTAAACCTCTAATACGAAATTcagttggcaaaaaggaactaaaataaatggaaaaatatacaatttttattcaataaagaaaatctttgaaggctgtcccatataacacacatggaaaatgggaggacttttttggactgcccgttgccgtgggatgCCATATTCAAATTAATCaacaaaactactatcgatgtgcaaaatcgttattttcaaataaaattattatcgttgagaaatgttgttcttaaactgttggacaatatgctcacgcatttgttcacagagtggtgaccttcgccccatccttgttagtgaatgactgagcatttcaaggaagctgctttgattaagttaaagtagcaatgattgtcacactcacactaggtgtggtgaaatgtgtcctctggatttgacccatcccgcttgatcacctgggaggtgaggggagcagtgagcagcagcagtgaccaCGCCCGGAAAAAAATTTTGGTGGTTTAACTGCCAATtccagtgccaagcagggaggtaatgcgttccatttttatagtatttggtatgacttggctggggtttgaacttacaacctaccgatctcttgTTCTTGAATGAcaccctaaccactaggccactgagtagtatacCTAagcatggcacccatctgttcccaattagcctgtttactccaaataagtgtttgatgagcattccttaactttctcagtcttttttgccacgtgccagcttttttgaaacatgtcgcaggcatcaaattccatatgagctaatatttgttaaaaaaaaattacttttttcagttggaacattaagtatcttgtctttgcagtctattcaactgaatataagttgaaaaggatttgtcaaatcattgtattctgtttttatttaccatttacacagcgtgccaacgTCACCGCTTTTAGGCCAATGTGTGTGGAGtacgcttaaaaaaaaaagaatattccaAATATGTTTTTTGGGTGAAGCCGCAATATCTgaaatgtgatgtgatgtgacaattaccaaaaaaacatttggaacAGTTTGCAAAGTGACTCACTCATGAAGAATTTATTTCAAGAGAACAACACATTTAATAAACTTTTATATTTACCGTACATACTGTATCAAAAAGAACAACTCactgttattcaataaatacttcAAACTTTACATACAGTAGACATTACATAGCTGCAATGTGACGTGAACATACTTAGTGTGTATAGAACTCCTGACGTCAGTCCCCCTTGTCTCTCGCTCTTCTACAGCTGTGTTATTTCTGCTGTCTTCCCGGTCTTCACCTGACTACAATGTGATCCCTTtaggacaggggtctcaaacacgcggcccgcgagacgttattttgcgccccccaccttaatatgaaagtttaatatcAGTGCGGCGCCGGGCCCCGGACCCCGgacttttatatgaatggtgcttgtcAGCGTTGTGGGTCCAaaatggttctttcaacattctgggtcgCCTACCCcggcgttagtggaaaagcggcaaatgagtgaaagggacagagacgttgccatggagacgagggttttcttacgtgcctggctgcagttacaccgcgacacctgtccttcagtaataacagtccccgataacctggaccaattcaaaccgttaatttttttttattattgtttaatttgcattgcctcacacgatggaCATTACATATATTTCTATTTGACGCCCgaataacactccgggagccgtcacttttttgcgctcgctatccaggtactttacCGCCGAacaccgtgttgctgtagggagggaaaGGGGTACGACACACAATGCGGAAATAACATTCTCcttgcgtcggctaaatacaaatatattccacaaccccaaacatgtctttttcaaagtctgcagtgaagagaaagttttgtgatgagcaaagacaattccaggaaaagtgggagatgcaatatttctttgttgagcacaggggcaccccgacgtgtcttatttgcacaaagttgcggtgcacaagggatgcaatttgaaacgtcattatacaactagacatgctgaggagtatgcaacttttttttttaggatataTTTTCTTGTTGCCCAGCCTCaaccagactctgcgtccagtgagtttgagacctctgCTTTAGGATATCCCTGCTCGTGTACTTTCAGTCCGCCTTTCTTTTTCTTTCGATACACTCCATCTTCCGGTCCTTGTCCTTATTTATCCTTGAACGAGGGAaaggggaagaaaaaaaactgtgtttaggCCAGAGCACTAACAGAAAACATCTGGAGGTGTCggtgtgattttttttctccctgcTCCTCATGAAAGCTGTAAAATTCACGCTGTTTTTGACTGAGGAATGTGGATTCAATAAAAGTCGACTTTGCACACTAAAAGTTCGATGTTGGGTCTTACCTCTCCCAGCACCTGAAAAAAGCCTTGGCCATCTTTCCCTCGGTGTTCATGCAGATTTGTTCGCTGGTGTTGTTCGCCCCGTTCATGGTGACGCTGCGAAAAACGCCAAGTGATGAAGCGAAGCCGTCACGTGAAAAACAAAAGTTGCTCATCCTGACTTACATCAGCTCGGTTTTGTCGCATCCAGGCCGCTTTTCCAGTACTTGGAAATCAGACATGTTCCCCTTGATGAATTTGATGGTGTTGTGACACGAACAACGTCCGAGAAAGTCGTGAGCTGCAATCAAGATGAATCGGAAGACGTTAGGCGTAAATATTTACTTTTTCCCGCTGGCAACGTGCACTTTGATCTCACCTTGATAAAGTCGTATGCAGAATCCGGCCACGAAGAAAAAACGCAGGCATTTCAGTAATAAAGCCATTCTTCCGTCTCGAAAAGCTTCAGAGAGGTCCACTTAGAAATGAGGAGTGTGGGGCCGCAGCCATCCTCCTCCCTCTTTTATCCTTAGCATCGAGTGGGTTTTCCCTGAAATCGTGCTTTTTCCCGTCAAGGCAAAGCTAAAACATGCACTGGAATTtccactcccccccccccactgAGACACGCAGTGGAATGTGGCCAGCAAGAAGCGAAAGTGAACAGGGAAATGACGTATTGATGAAGTGCAAGCATGAAGCAGTACTTTTTTGAAGGCAAGCGAGTGGGTTCAGTTCAAGGGCAAAGGCCAAGGTGACAACTAATTACTACATATTAGGGCTGGGATGTTTTTAGGAACCACACAATTCGATTCCTGTGGGTaatgattcaattcagaatcaattttcCATTCAAAAACTAAACTTTTTAAGTACCATTTGGTGCCATATCTATGATTAACTAAATTCCTCCATAAACTATGTCAACAGTTCTGAAAAATTTCGATAttacttacaaaccctgtttccatatgagttgggaaattgtgttagatgtaaatataaacggaatagaatgatttgcaaatccttttcaacccatattcagttgaatatgctacagacaatatatttgatgttcaaactcataaactttgtttttttttgcaaataatgattaacttagaatttcatggctgcaacacgtgccaaagtagttgggaaagggcatgttcaccactgtgttacatcaccttttcttttaacaacgcttaagaaacgtttcggaactgaggaaaccaattgttgaagttttgaaagtggaattctttcccattcttgttttatgtagagcttcagtcgttcaacagtccggggtctccgctgtcgtattttacgcttcataatgcgccacacattttcgatgggaaacaggtctggactgcaggcaggacagaaaagtaccagcactctttttttacaaagctacgctgttgtaacacgtgctgaatgtggcttggcattgtcttgctgaaataagcgtccatgaaaaagacagcgcttggatggcagaatatgttgttccaaaacctgtatgtacctttcagcattaatggtgccttcacagacgtgtaagttacccatgccttgggcactaatgcacccccataccatcacagatgctggcttttgaactttgcgtcaataacagtctggatggttcgcttcccctttg harbors:
- the cxcl18b gene encoding chemokine (C-X-C motif) ligand 18b, whose translation is MALLLKCLRFFFVAGFCIRLYQAHDFLGRCSCHNTIKFIKGNMSDFQVLEKRPGCDKTELIVTMNGANNTSEQICMNTEGKMAKAFFRCWERINKDKDRKMECIERKRKAD